The following proteins are co-located in the Carassius auratus strain Wakin linkage group LG45M, ASM336829v1, whole genome shotgun sequence genome:
- the LOC113068589 gene encoding transmembrane protein 121-like, giving the protein MVLPPPDKRHVCLTTFVIMTSMAFMDAYLVEQNQGPRKIGVCIIVLVGDICFLIVLRYVAVWVGAEVRTARRGYAMILWFLYIFVLEIKLYFVFQNCKADRKSLETVARKALTLLLSICVPGLYLVLVALDSMEYVRTFRRKEDMRGRLFWVALDLLDLLDMQANLWEPQRTGLPIWAEGLMFFYCYILLLILPCVSLSEISVQGDHVSPQKMMLYPLLSLVTINIVTILIRGVNMVLFQDSRVSTIFVGKNVVAIATKVCTFLEYRKQSREFPNRENATGIPMEVQQNSVGHGQALPNVTSLPLEPTPAREIMNT; this is encoded by the coding sequence ATGGTGTTGCCACCACCGGACAAGCGGCATGTGTGTCTTACCACCTTTGTCATCATGACCAGCATGGCATTCATGGACGCCTACCTGGTGGAGCAGAATCAGGGGCCACGAAAGATCGGAGTCTGCATCATTGTCCTTGTTGGGGACATCTGCTTTCTTATCGTCCTTCGCTATGTGGCGGTTTGGGTTGGAGCAGAAGTGCGGACGGCTCGACGAGGATATGCCATGATCCTTTGGTTCCTCTATATCTTCGTGTTGGAGATCAAGCTTTACTTTGTCTTCCAGAACTGTAAGGCTGATCGCAAGAGTCTGGAGACTGTTGCCCGTAAGGCTTTGACTTTATTGTTGTCCATTTGTGTGCCAGGCCTCTACCTGGTTCTGGTGGCTCTGGACAGCATGGAATACGTCCGTACCTTTCGGAGGAAGGAGGACATGAGGGGCCGGCTCTTCTGGGTGGCGTTGGACTTGCTGGATCTGCTGGATATGCAGGCAAACCTTTGGGAGCCACAGCGGACAGGTTTGCCCATTTGGGCAGAAGGTTTGATGTTCTTCTACTGCTACATTTTGCTTCTGATTCTTCCCTGCGTGTCCCTGAGCGAGATCAGCGTGCAGGGCGACCACGTGTCTCCCCAAAAGATGATGCTTTATCCTCTTCTCAGTCTGGTCACCATTAATATCGTCACCATCCTCATACGTGGTGTCAACATGGTGCTGTTCCAGGACAGCCGGGTTTCCACAATCTTTGTCGGCAAGAATGTGGTGGCTATTGCGACCAAGGTATGCACCTTTCTCGAGTATCGGAAACAGTCGCGAGAATTCCCAAATCGAGAAAACGCAACCGGAATTCCTATGGAAGTCCAGCAGAACTCGGTTGGACACGGACAAGCTCTGCCGAATGTCACGAGCCTCCCACTTGAACCCACTCCAGCACGGGAGATTATGAATACATGA